The Vibrio sp. 16 genome segment AAGGCTAGCTGCATCAAGCATTCCAAGGTTGACACCCTGTCCAGCTAAAGGGTGAATCGTATGTGCAGCATCACCAACAAGCGCCACTCGTTCTACCACAAAATCTCGCGCATAACGCATCTTGAGAGGGAAGGCAAAACGCTCACCGACCACTTCACACAGCCCTAAGCGAGCATCAAACTCGGCCGTCAGTGCTTTATTAAATTCTGAATCAGAAAGTGCAATCAGTTTGTCCGCGCGATTTGGTTCCGTCGACCACACAATGGAACTCATGTTGCTTTCACCCATCGGTAAGAAAGCCAGTGGACCTTGTGGTGTGAATGTTTGACGAGCAACTCGCTCGTGCGCCTCTGCGGTCCAGACATTTGCCACAATCGCACTGTGCCCGTAATCCCAGTGAGTTAAGGGAATATCTTGTTGCTTGCGCACCCACGAGTTCGCCCCATCAGCTCCGACAACCAGCTTCGCGGTCAGTGCTTGACCATTATCAAGGGTAAGCCAAGCTTCACTCTCTCCAATTGCCATGGTGCTGCACTTGCTAGGCATAAATAGGCTCACGTTGGGCAACTGCTTAACCTGTTCAAGTAACGCTAACTGAATAACGCGGTTCTCCACAATGTGGCCAAGGTCTGGTTGAGCAAGTTTTTGCGCATCAAACTCGATACGAGCAAAACTGTCTTGTTCCCAGACTTCCATTGCCGAATAGGGCGAGTAACGACGCGAAAGAATACCAGGCCAAGCACCAAGATTACGCAATATGTTCTCACTAGAGCGGCTTAGCGCGGAGACTCTCACATCCGGCAAATCTGCGAGCTGCTCATCAGGCTCACGACTTTCGATAACCGCGATGCGCAACTCGGTCTCTTTAAATGCGGCGGCCAGTGCAAGCCCAACCATGCCACCACCAACGATGGCAATATCTACACTCTGCATCATGTACTTCAA includes the following:
- a CDS encoding FAD-dependent 2-octaprenylphenol hydroxylase, with translation MMQSVDIAIVGGGMVGLALAAAFKETELRIAVIESREPDEQLADLPDVRVSALSRSSENILRNLGAWPGILSRRYSPYSAMEVWEQDSFARIEFDAQKLAQPDLGHIVENRVIQLALLEQVKQLPNVSLFMPSKCSTMAIGESEAWLTLDNGQALTAKLVVGADGANSWVRKQQDIPLTHWDYGHSAIVANVWTAEAHERVARQTFTPQGPLAFLPMGESNMSSIVWSTEPNRADKLIALSDSEFNKALTAEFDARLGLCEVVGERFAFPLKMRYARDFVVERVALVGDAAHTIHPLAGQGVNLGMLDAASLAQEVISLWQKGEDIGSKRNLRGYERWRKAEAAKMIAAMQGFKDLFSGGNPAKKLVRGIGMTLVSQLPGAKDEIMKRALGLKGELPILARRSTSSVS